The following coding sequences are from one Panicum hallii strain FIL2 chromosome 5, PHallii_v3.1, whole genome shotgun sequence window:
- the LOC112894844 gene encoding uncharacterized protein LOC112894844, whose protein sequence is MTTLSSGVLLKLLDGMKTGASKPVGEHRTAVLQVTDIVPAELDEKDLFPKHGKFYVKVSDASHSIYATLPLAQADLVLSNKLHLGQFVHVDRLDPASPVPVIVGAKPLPGRHPLVVGTPDPGAKAKPAAPRRGSWGPEQNASIKPTTLNFDAEKTPVKERPALSAATPVRERVGAATPVRERGVAATPARERVTASPSLSSASVRKSSSVVPRLLTRSKSFVADRDQHPKIPKSPFPTEKSSVSCTTSRATRRVAKVEEPSSPPSDDELRSSATSSKKRPSTAARVPVPGKLSLLGKDAIEQREQAQKAALEALRNASATDNVVRIYKIFSELSKTARPDTPASCFDSFLSFHQEAVQAVTDIEAIQAATSMAAAVASDELPEDAPPVLQEIAQNSAVVRRRGIGGGGGVSKSVSFAPGTLDPRQDDGGGKTGRSSSASRKCLSMDKIGEDGGDEKRSSSSSAPPSATTTAHSALGSSLKLAKQIQAEAGSWFMEFLEAALETGLKKSKASATGDGRKQNSCCCPQSLMLRVINWVEMEQSGGDSSGRRPAHPRAAAIARKLRIKAKNP, encoded by the exons ATGACGACGCTGTCGTCCGGCGTCCTCCTCAAGCTCCTGGACGGCATGAAGACCGGCGCCTCCAAGCCCGTGGGCGAGCACCGGACGGCGGTGCTGCAGGTGACGGACATCGTGCCGGCGGAGCTGGACGAGAAGGACCTGTTCCCCAAGCACGGCAAGTTCTACGTCAAGGTCTCCGACGCCTCGCACTCCATCTATGCCACGCTCCCGCTGGCGCAGGCCGACCTCGTCCTCTCCAACAAGCTCCACCTCGGCCAGTTCGTCCACGTCGACCGCCTCGACCCGGCCTCCCCCGTCCCCGTCATCGTCGGCGCCAAGCCGCTCCCGGGCCGCCACCCGCTCGTCGTCGGCACGCCGGACCCCGGCGCCAAAGCCaagcccgccgcgccgcgcaggGGGTCCTGGGGCCCCGAGCAGAACGCCAGCATCAAGCCCACCACGCTCAACTTCGACGCCGAGAAGACGCCGGTCAAGGAGCGGCCGGCCTTGTCCGCGGCGACTCCTGTCAGGGAGCGTGTGGGCGCGGCGACTCCTGTCAGGGAGCGCGGGGTCGCCGCCACGCCTGCTAGGGAGCGCGTCACGGCTTCGCCGTCCCTGAGCTCTGCATCGGTGAGGAAGAGCAGCAGCGTGGTGCCAAGACTGCTGACCAGGAGCAAGAGCTTCGTCGCAGACAGGGACCAGCATCCCAAGATCCCCAAGAGCCCATTCCCCACG GAGAAGAGCTCCGTGAGCTGCACAACCTCGCGGGCGACGAGGAGAGTGGCGAAGGTGGAAGAGCCCTCCTCGCCTCCTTCCGATGATGAGCTCCGCAGCTCGGCGACGTCCTCCAAGAAGCGACCGTCGACGGCTGCTCGCGTGCCGGTGCCAGGGAAGCTCAGTTTACTTGGGAAG GACGCCATTGAGCAGAGGGAGCAGGCGCAGAAGGCCGCTCTCGAGGCGCTGCGCAATGCCTCTGCCACCGACAACGTAGTCAGGATCTACAA GATCTTCTCTGAGCTGAGCAAGACGGCGAGACCGGACACGCCGGCCTCCTGCTTCGACAGCTTTCTCAGCTTCCACCAGGAGGCCGTGCAGGCCGTCACCGACATCGAGGCGATCCAGGCGGCCACCTCGATGGCCGCGGCCGTGGCGAGCGACGAGCTGCCCGAGGATGCGCCGCCGGTCCTGCAGGAGATAGCCCAGAACAGTGCGGTCGTGCGGCGGAGAGGCataggcggcggtggcggcgtgtCCAAGTCCGTGTCGTTCGCGCCCGGCACGTTGGACCCGAGGCAGGATGACGGCGGCGGCAAGACCGGCCGAAGCTCGAGTGCCAGCAGAAAGTGCCTCTCCATGGACAAGAtcggcgaggacggcggcgacgagAAGAGATCGTCGTCTTCTTCTGCTCCTCCCTCTGCCACCACCACTGCCCACTCTGCTCTGGGCTCCTCGCTGAAGCTGGCGAAGCAGATACAGGCCGAGGCGGGGAGCTGGTTCATGGAGTTCTTGGAGGCCGCACTGGAGACCGGGCTCAAGAAGAGCAAGGCGTCGGCGACGGGGGACGGGCGGAAGCAGAACAGCTGCTGCTGCCCGCAGTCGCTGATGCTGCGGGTGATCAACTGGGTGGAGATGGAGCAAAGCGGCGGCGACAGCAGCGGCAGGAGGCCCGCCCACCCCAGGGCGGCCGCCATTGCACGGAAGCTCAGAATAAAGGCAAAGAACCCTTGA
- the LOC112894985 gene encoding deoxynucleoside triphosphate triphosphohydrolase SAMHD1 homolog — protein MGEYCASPEGDSALAAAAASLTFPSPSPAAAVARPRYGSCDRRYVKQVFDNLHGSISLDPLALQFVDTEEFQRLRDLKQLGLTYLVYPGAVHTRFEHSLGVYSLAGKAMNNLKMYQGEELGIDRIDMQTVKLAGLLHDIGHGPFSHLFEHEFLPRVDPGSTWSHENMSVLLLDSIVDKHAIDIEDDYLKMVKEMIIASSKSATTKSAKDKHFLYDIVANGRNGIDVDKFDYIDRDCRACGLGSNFQYWRLMEGMRVMGDEICYPAKDYLSIHKLFSTRADLHRTVYTHAKVKAVELMLVDALIAANDYLGISLHANDPEDFWKLDDTIIKSIETAPNNELKKAKEIIQRIRRRELYKFCNQYSVPKDKLEHFKNITSQDIVCSQKSSGVLLKEEDVAVSNVKIDLTRGRDNPLESIKFFKDFGCDEKFPITDDRVSHLLPAYNEDRIVRVYAKKPELVEAVSEAFENLQLRMYGEKTQVHETPKKKRMRSL, from the exons ATGGGCGAGTACTGCGCCTCCCCGGAGGGGGACTccgcgctggcggcggcggcggcgtccctgacgtttccctctccctcccctgcgGCGGCGGTTGCCAGGCCGCGGTACGGGAGCTGCGACCGCCGGTACGTGAAGCAGGTGTTCGACAACCTGCACGGGAGCATCTCGCTCGACCCG CTTGCTCTGCAGTTTGTGGACACCGAAGAGTTTCAGAG GTTGCGGGACCTAAAACAACTTG GTCTTACATATCTGGTCTATCCTGGAGCTGTTCACACACGCTTTGAACATTCATTAGGAGTTTATTCATTAGCTGGGAAGGCAATGAACAATCTTAAAATGTATCAG GGAGAAGAGCTTGGTATTGATCGTATTGACATGCAAACTGTGAAGCTTGCAG GCCTCTTGCATGATATTGGACATGGCCCCTTCAGTCATTTGTTTGAGCATGAGTTTCTTCCTCGTGTTGATCCTGGCTCCACCTG GTCCCACGAAAATATGTCAGTGCTGCTGTTGGACAGTATTGTTGACAAACATGCAATAGATATAGAAGATGATTATCTGAAAATGGTCAAG GAGATGATAATTGCCAGCTCTAAGTCTGCCACCACAAAA AGTGCAAAGGATAAACATTTTCTTTATGACATTGTTGCTAATGGGCGCAATGGTATAGATGTTGACAA GTTCGACTACATTGACCGTGATTGCAGAGCATGTGGTCTTGGATCTAATTTCCAGTACTGGAG GTTGATGGAGGGCATGCGAGTGATGGGTGACGAAATTTGCTACCCTGCCAAAGATT ACTTGAGCATCCATAAATTGTTTTCAACACGTGCTGATCTGCACCGGACTGTCTACACCCACGCCAAAGTAAAG GCTGTTGAACTCATGCTCGTGGACGCACTCATCGCGGCTAATGATTACTTGGGAATATCATTGCACGCAAATGATCCAGAAGATTTTTGGAAG TTGGATGACACAATCATTAAAAGCATTGAAACTGCCCCCAATAATGAACTGAAGAAAGCGAAAGAAATCATTCAACGTATTCGCCGAAGAGAACTCTACAAG TTTTGCAATCAGTATTCAGTTCCAAAGGACAAACTGGAGCATTTCAAAAATATAACTTCACAGGACATAGTTTGTTCACAG AAATCTTCTGGGGTGCtgctgaaggaagaggacgttGCTGTCAGCAATGTTAAGATTGATCTTACTCGTGGAAGAGATAACCCTCTTGAAAG CATCAAGTTCTTTAAG GATTTTGGATGCGATGAGAAGTTCCCCATCACAGATGACCGGGTCAGCCACTTGCTACCTGCCTACAATGAAGATAGAATTGTGAGGGTCTATGCTAAGAAGCCTGAGCTG GTGGAAGCGGTGTCAGAAGCCTTTGAGAACCTCCAACTGAGAATGTATGGCGAGAAGACTCAAGTGCACGAGACACCCAAGAAGAAGCGGATGAGATCCCTTTAG
- the LOC112892989 gene encoding uncharacterized protein LOC112892989 produces MECNKDEAARAKALAERKMLEKDFAGAKKMIIKVQKLSKEVDDIDISKMLTVCDVHCAAGAKVNAEIDWYGVLQVPVDADDVLIKKQYRKLALLLHPDKNKFGGAEAAFKLVGEANITLTDKSKREMYNMKRNIFRGVAARPPHQHSRRTAPARPSSTPVNLHNKHQQQQQQQQQQATNPAGPQTTFWTICPSCGMRYQYYLSILKKALRCQNCLKPFIAHDLKEQAIPSGANQRSAGVWKNAGTPQNFPGPQTNVTGQKAWSTTPGVHVNIGSHHSDVNTKRETDGNTGGLKNKMKSDQTNRKHSKAKSSSGLKRGRRAVIESSESSMSETSSDSEEEILEHGPAANSAGLGQQTRRSSRQKQEVKYNEDSDDEDIEDDTKKVDDDFVNSPVLKRLRKSGVFHGDHSNTTAKLNKDIAGHNGPRNGVKECSNTVDEKKGGTSCGEKTFNGIEQMKRGTMHAGENSDGKEKVFHSVSNNGLGLNDNGAPGDHPYTFIDPEFFDFDQHRDVNQFRANQIWAVYDDQDCMPRFYARITKVKTTPKFMLHFVWLEFDPTNRAEEAWSYGGLPVACGRFKHGQSETAKETAIFSRTISFEKSKTRNSYEIYPRKGEVWALFKGWDIGWSSDADSHKNLNYQYEVVEVLSDLTTSTSIIVMPLVKIKGYVSLFIQSREAAPYVISQGETLRFSHCVPHHLMSGTEKEGIPEGSLELDPAALPLNLEEAFPSVSPECSSVRSQGRDAKHAGSSSGNSSHKGSRNVGEGQHTASMNVGIAAKTPKEENSKHNAGTAEATDVDDDNVCQTEYVCAESEFYDFSEIRLLQKFLPGQIWALYSDLDKFPNYYAYIQKVDLNNDKVQVRWLDGCPQGEEERRLLQEERTIGCGTFRLSSIHEMMTYTGTDAFSHPVEARSTGRKGEYEVIPHLGEIWAVYKNWRAGWTAHDFKNCEYELVEIFGHTDSSIQVQHLRKVAGYRTVFMPYRAEGSVKTIRKDEYPKFSHKIPCFHLTHEKGGKLRGYLELDPSSIPEEFLFTD; encoded by the coding sequence ATGGAGTGCAACAAAGATGAGGCTGCTAGAGCAAAAGCTCTGGCAGAAAGAAAAATGCTGGAAAAGGACTTTGCTGGCGCAAAAAAGATGATTATCAAAGTGCAGAAACTTTCCAAAGAAGTGGATGACATTGACATTTCAAAAATGTTAACTGTTTGTGATGTTCACTGTGCTGCTGGAGCAAAGGTAAATGCTGAGATTGACTGGTATGGAGTACTGCAAGTACCTGTAGATGCTGATGATGTCCTGATAAAGAAACAATATCGTAAACTTGCCCTTTTGCTACATCCTGACAAGAACAAGTTTGGAGGTGCAGAGGCAGCATTCAAATTAGTTGGAGAAGCAAATATAACTCTTACAGACAAGTCAAAACGTGAAATGTATAACATGAAAAGAAACATCTTTAGAGGCGTTGCAGCCAGACCCCCTCATCAGCATTCAAGAAGAACTGCACCTGCTAGACCTAGTTCTACTCCTGTGAATCTCCATAATAagcatcagcagcagcagcagcagcagcagcagcaggccacAAATCCTGCAGGGCCACAAACCACATTTTGGACAATCTGTCCATCTTGTGGCATGAGATATCAGTACTACCTTTCAATCTTGAAGAAGGCTTTGCGCTGTCAGAATTGTTTGAAGCCATTTATCGCGCATGATTTGAAGGAACAAGCTATTCCTTCTGGGGCAAATCAGCGATCTGCTGGGGTTTGGAAAAATGCAGGCACGCCACAGAACTTTCCAGGTCCTCAAACAAATGTCACTGGTCAGAAAGCTTGGTCAACCACTCCAGGAGTTCATGTCAACATCGGTTCTCATCATTCTGATGTAAATACAAAGAGGGAAACTGATGGGAACACAGGTGGGCTAAAAAACAAAATGAAATCTGACCAGACCAACAGAAAACATTCAAAAGCTAAATCATCTTCAGGATTGAAAAGGGGCAGGAGAGCTGTGATTGAATCAAGTGAATCAAGCATGTCAGAAACTAGCAGTGACAGCGAGGAAGAGATTCTTGAACATGGTCCTGCTGCAAATAGTGCCGGGCTAGGTCAACAAACCCGCAGATCAAGCAGGCAGAAGCAAGAAGTTAAGTATAATGAAGATAGTGATGATGAAGATATTGAAGATGACACTAAGAAGGTTGATGATGATTTTGTGAATTCTCCTGTTTTAAAGAGGTTAAGGAAAAGTGGTGTGTTCCATGGTGATCACAGCAATACAACGGCAAAGCTGAACAAAGACATAGCTGGTCATAATGGTCCAAGAAATGGTGTTAAAGAATGCAGTAACACAGTAGATGAAAAGAAAGGTGGCACATCATGTGGAGAGAAGACATTCAATGGAATCGAGCAAATGAAGAGAGGAACAATGCACGCTGGAGAAAATAGTGATGGAAAAGAAAAGGTATTTCATTCTGTCAGCAACAATGGTCTAGGTCTAAACGATAATGGTGCTCCAGGTGATCATCCATACACTTTTATAGATCCTGAATTTTTTGATTTTGACCAACATCGAGATGTTAATCAATTTAGAGCCAACCAGATCTGGGCTGTCTATGATGATCAAGACTGTATGCCTAGATTTTATGCTCGAATCACGAAGGTAAAAACTACCCCAAAGTTTATGCTGCATTTTGTTTGGCTGGAGTTTGATCCCACAAATAGAGCAGAGGAGGCATGGTCTTACGGAGGTCTGCCTGTTGCTTGTGGACGCTTTAAGCATGGACAGTCAGAGACAGCCAAAGAAACTGCTATCTTCTCCCGAACTATATCCTTTGAGAAAAGCAAGACAAGAAACTCTTATGAAATATATCCAAGGAAAGGTGAAGTTTGGGCTCTTTTTAAGGGATGGGATATTGGTTGGAGCTCAGATGCCGACAGTCATAAAAATTTGAACTACCAGTATGAAGTGGTTGAAGTTCTATCTGATCTCACAACGAGCACTAGCATTATTGTCATGCCGCTTGTGAAGATAAAAGGCTATGTCAGCTTATTTATACAGTCTAGAGAGGCAGCTCCATATGTGATATCTCAGGGTGAGACACTGAGGTTTTCTCATTGTGTCCCTCATCATTTGATGAGTGGAACTGAAAAGGAAGGCATTCCAGAAGGATCCCTTGAACTTGATCCTGCAGCTCTTCCCCTTAACTTGGAAGAGGCTTTTCCTTCTGTTAGCCCAGAATGCAGTTCTGTAAGAAGTCAGGGACGCGATGCCAAACATGCAGGTTCGTCCAGTGGAAATAGTTCCCACAAAGGGTCTAGGAATGTGGGGGAGGGGCAGCATACAGCATCCATGAATGTAGGGATCGCTGCAAAGACACCAAAGGAAGAGAATAGCAAGCATAACGCAGGTACTGCTGAAGCTACCGATGTCGATGATGATAATGTTTGCCAAACAGAGTATGTCTGTGCTGAATCAGAATTCTATGATTTTTCAGAAATAAGATTGCTTCAAAAGTTTTTACCTGGGCAGATCTGGGCTCTCTATAGTGATTTAGATAAATTCCCCAATTATTATGCTTACATACAGAAAGTTGATCTCAATAATGATAAAGTGCAAGTTAGATGGCTTGATGGTTGTCCTCaaggagaagaggagagaagattGCTTCAAGAAGAACGGACAATTGGGTGTGGAACCTTTAGGCTTTCTAGCATTCACGAGATGATGACTTACACTGGTACAGACGCCTTTTCTCATCCTGTAGAGGCAAGATCTACTGGCAGAAAAGGCGAGTATGAGGTAATTCCTCATCTGGGTGAGATATGGGCTGTTTACAAGAATTGGAGGGCAGGATGGACTGCACATGACTTTAAAAACTGTGAATATGAACTGGTGGAGATATTTGGCCATACTGATTCGTCCATACAGGTTCAGCATCTGAGGAAAGTGGCTGGTTATAGGACGGTATTTATGCCATACAGAGCAGAGGGATCTGTGAAGACAATAAGGAAGGATGAGTACCCCAAGTTCTCTCACAAGATTCCTTGCTTCCATCTGACACATGAAAAAGGTGGCAAGCTTCGAGGCTATCTGGAGCTCGATCCATCGTCAATACCAGAGGAATTCCTCTTTACTGATTGA